DNA sequence from the Archangium lipolyticum genome:
AGAACAGCTCCAGCGCCGGGTCGGGCTTGAGCCTTTTGAAGGTGAGCATCAGCCCTCGCCCCTGGCTTCCGTGGTACTCGCTCACCCCCACTGGCTCCAGCACCGAGAGCCGCGCCTCCACTTCGGGCGGGGCCGCTCGGGCCAAAAGCGGAACCACCACCAGCAGCAGACAGAAAACAGGGATGATTCTCGGATGCATCTCGACCCATCCGGCCCTCGGCGACCACGGGCGCACTGCGCGGAACGCCATCCTCAGACCTCGACGAACTCAGTGCCAGTGATGCCCTCTTGCTCCATAGCCAGCTTGACGCGCTCGGAGACGATGAGAACCACCTTCCAGCCCCAGGGACGAAAGATGTTGGCGTCCCCTATCTTCGCCGGGTCCACCTTCAGCCCTCGCACGTTCTTGTATTGACCCTCCTTGTCCGGGCGGTTGTCCTCCGGCAGCCAATAAAACACCTCCTCACACCGGGCATCATCGATGCACTTGATGACCTGCAAGGCATTGAGAATGAACCAGGGCTCTGACTGGCCCTCCACCTCGACAGGGATGAACTGCACCTCTTTCTGCATCCCCAGACGCTCGAAGAGCGAGACCACCCGGCGGTGTACGACGGGAATCCCAAAGGAAGAAAGAGTGAATTCAAGAGTAATTCCCGCTGGCTTCACGGGGAAGCGTATCGGCCCCTGGAACTCCAACACTCTTCCCTCATTGAATTGCCAGGTGTCGATCCACTCGCCTTGGCTATCGACAGGCGTCCGCAAATGCCAACGCCCTGGAACGTACATATTGTCGAAGAGGTCGTAATATCTTGTCTGAGAGGTCATGGCTTCCTCGTGACGAACCTGTTCAGCTTGGATCCCGACGTACATACTTCTCCTGCGATCTCGTCGAGCACTTTCACGAGCCTGGTTCGACACTCGGCGCGGGACCCACAAGACTCAAGTGCTTCCTTGAGCCGCCTGAAGATCTCCTGGTGGTACTCCTTGGGATGAGGCCCCTTGTGGTCCCGCAGGTAGACGATGTTCGCTGGATCATCGAGACTCATCCCCGCTTGTGCGAAGAAGTCTTCGAATCGAGGCGTCCAGGGACCGCCGCTGATGTCGGACGAGTCATTCTTGTTCGTGCACAGATGGTGGGCCTGGTTGTCGCTCTTCTTCGACTCGTCACATGCCCCCGTCGTCCGGGCCGCTGACACCACCGACGTCACCGCCGCGGCCGTCGTGTTCGCCGTCACCCCCATCAGCACCACCGTGCCGTCCGCCACGCTCACCTGCCCCCGCGCCCCCTCTCCCACCCTCAACCCTCCCCTCCCTCCTCCTCCCGCCAGGCTGAATCGGGGCGGTGACAGCCTCCCCCACAGCCCTCCTCCTGGCACCTCCGGCAATGCCCTGGCCAGCCTCGCCCCCGCCAGCGTCACCAGCACCCTCAGCCCCACCCCTCCCATCGCCTTCCCGAAGCGTTCGGCCACCGCCTCCAATTGCGCCTGCGTCCTCGCCCCTTCCGCCTCCCGGTACAGCCTCAGGCACGCCAACCCCACGTTGTAGAGCTCCACCGCCGTGTACGTCATCAGCAGCCCTATCGTCACCGCCGTGGCGAACGCCTTGGAGAAGACGGGCTCGGGCGCCGCCCACGCCACCATGTACAGCATCATCGACATGCCCACCGACAGCAGCACCGCTCGCGAACTGAACATCTCCTCCGCCGCCTCCTTCACCCCCTCCCCCATGTAGCGCGGTGAGAGCGCCAGGGCCCGCAGCCACTTCGCCCTCTCCAGCGCGTCCGGCAGTGCCACCTGCGCCGGCCCGTATAGCTTCTCGTAGGCCTCTCTCACCCTCCTCCCCAGGTCCGCCGGGGGCGGTGGCTCGGCCGCCATGCCCGCCATCACCACTCCC
Encoded proteins:
- a CDS encoding imm11 family protein → MTSQTRYYDLFDNMYVPGRWHLRTPVDSQGEWIDTWQFNEGRVLEFQGPIRFPVKPAGITLEFTLSSFGIPVVHRRVVSLFERLGMQKEVQFIPVEVEGQSEPWFILNALQVIKCIDDARCEEVFYWLPEDNRPDKEGQYKNVRGLKVDPAKIGDANIFRPWGWKVVLIVSERVKLAMEQEGITGTEFVEV
- a CDS encoding AHH domain-containing protein; its protein translation is MHPSVVLVFCLLVVVPLSARAAPPEVEARLWGLEPVGVSEYRGGQGRGLKLSFKKLEPNPALELFSLEEARAVVEELGLPSARGVVMAGMAAEPPPPADLGRRVREAYEKLYGPAQVALPDALERAKWLRALALSPRYMGEGVKEAAEEMFSSRAVLLSVGMSMMLYMVAWAAPEPVFSKAFATAVTIGLLMTYTAVELYNVGLACLRLYREAEGARTQAQLEAVAERFGKAMGGVGLRVLVTLAGARLARALPEVPGGGLWGRLSPPRFSLAGGGGRGGLRVGEGARGQVSVADGTVVLMGVTANTTAAAVTSVVSAARTTGACDESKKSDNQAHHLCTNKNDSSDISGGPWTPRFEDFFAQAGMSLDDPANIVYLRDHKGPHPKEYHQEIFRRLKEALESCGSRAECRTRLVKVLDEIAGEVCTSGSKLNRFVTRKP